One Candidatus Hinthialibacter antarcticus genomic window, CCCGCTCATGGGCGCGTCGAGCGGATACACAACCCCGCCGTCTTGCCCGGCAACGCCGTCATGGATATGCGCAGCCGTCACGCCGTCGAGGTCAAAGACCTGTAAAATGTAATCCAAGTCGGTTCCATTCGGCTGCAAACGAAACATTGCTACGCCCCGGCCTTGCGATGAAATGGGGCTAGTTAGATTTTGGCTATGCAAGGTTGCAACAAATCCTTCAGCCGACGCCTGCACCGGAGGGATGGAACTGAGCGCACCGGGATTGCTCACATTGGCTGAGACTCCCGGGCTGGGATCGCCCTGTTCCCATGCTCCAGCCGGATCGCCCAACTCTTCGCCGTTGGTAAAACCGTCTCCATCTGAATCAAGTTCCGCCAGATCAGGCGACCAGAAATTGGTGCTGCTTGAAGACAAAAAGGTCAATACATCTTCACCAAACGGCGTGCGCGGACCGCCGCCGCCTGCGCTGATATGGCAATTGGCGCAATTAAACACAGACCCGTTTGGAATTAATCCAGGCCGCTCAGGCCGCGCTTCTGCATGAAACGAAAGAGCAACGAACAATAATCCAAAAACAATGCTCCAAATTGATAAAGTAAATCTCCGGTTTAACATAAACCGTCTCCCTTCATTGAGAAAAAAATGGTGTTCTTAAACGAGCCGTTCGATTGTGATCGGTGCAGAAAAACCAAAGATACGAGTTAAACAAACCCAGTAAATTAATTATACTGATTTAGTATACAACGATAATACAGATATGCCTAAATTTGTTTTGACGGATTGAATCAACGGAGAGTTATTTTTTTGGTTGAAAGCCTTTTCGTTCCATTTTGCCCCACCCTTTTTGTCTGAAAATTGCACCGACAAAACCTTTAAAACGCCAGTAGGAATTGAGTTGGCGATATCCGACGCCTTCAATGACAGACAACAAAAACAAGCGAATTAAATCACGGAAGC contains:
- a CDS encoding CHRD domain-containing protein; the protein is MLNRRFTLSIWSIVFGLLFVALSFHAEARPERPGLIPNGSVFNCANCHISAGGGGPRTPFGEDVLTFLSSSSTNFWSPDLAELDSDGDGFTNGEELGDPAGAWEQGDPSPGVSANVSNPGALSSIPPVQASAEGFVATLHSQNLTSPISSQGRGVAMFRLQPNGTDLDYILQVFDLDGVTAAHIHDGVAGQDGGVVYPLDAPMSGQSSGTITIDTADAERLANGSLYVNVHTSENPGGEIRGQITDEPYAFKSELSGAKQPTPIDSSGVGAASISISNDWSLISWTLTVTGLDNITASHFHEGGASESGGVLIAISQAFSTETSGEAALSEDHLKLILAEQAYINVHTSANPAGEIRGQVEYDAEFPVASAVDGWFIYR